In Arthrobacter sp. CDRTa11, one DNA window encodes the following:
- a CDS encoding sugar kinase, whose protein sequence is MDVLTFGETMIAFRADRPLALNPNISATIAGAESNVAIALARLGHSVQWAGRVGNDAGGALIRRTLRAESVGQDHVTTDPFRQTGILIFEKRLPDVTSVDYYRQNSAGSALSSDDVVPALAGRPHILHITGITPALSDSAAEAVLRAASAAQQEGATVTLDVNYRSKLWTREEASAALSALVPHVDVVIGSADELDLLIADPDSEADAVSALLSLGVREVVLKRGAGGATLSSRHGTVHSPARPVTAVDSVGAGDAFTAGYISGLLTGLTAEGRLRLANTLGAFAVTTKGDWEGLPTLDELALLDAGNGTVLR, encoded by the coding sequence ATGGACGTCCTGACCTTCGGCGAAACCATGATCGCGTTCAGGGCAGACCGCCCGCTGGCCTTGAACCCGAACATCAGCGCAACGATAGCCGGCGCTGAGTCGAATGTGGCCATAGCATTGGCGCGGCTTGGACACAGCGTGCAATGGGCCGGCCGTGTTGGCAACGACGCCGGCGGCGCACTCATCCGACGCACGCTCAGGGCCGAGTCAGTGGGACAGGACCATGTCACCACCGACCCCTTCCGACAGACCGGCATCCTGATTTTCGAGAAGCGGCTGCCGGACGTTACCAGCGTTGACTACTACCGCCAGAACTCGGCAGGTTCTGCGCTCAGCAGCGACGATGTGGTCCCGGCGCTCGCTGGACGCCCGCACATCCTGCACATCACCGGAATCACCCCGGCCTTGAGCGACAGCGCTGCAGAGGCAGTCCTCCGTGCAGCATCGGCGGCACAGCAGGAAGGGGCAACAGTCACGTTGGACGTGAACTACCGGTCAAAGCTCTGGACGCGGGAGGAGGCTTCCGCCGCCCTCAGTGCACTGGTCCCCCACGTGGACGTTGTCATCGGCTCAGCAGACGAACTGGACCTCCTCATCGCAGATCCGGATTCGGAAGCTGACGCGGTGTCGGCCCTCCTTAGCCTCGGCGTGCGGGAAGTCGTGCTCAAACGTGGTGCCGGTGGAGCCACACTGTCCAGCAGGCACGGGACTGTCCACTCCCCCGCCCGCCCCGTCACCGCCGTCGACAGCGTTGGTGCCGGTGACGCCTTCACTGCCGGCTACATTTCCGGGCTGCTCACAGGGCTCACAGCGGAAGGGCGGCTCCGCCTGGCCAACACGCTCGGGGCGTTCGCCGTCACCACAAAGGGCGACTGGGAAGGCCTGCCCACCCTGGACGAACTGGCCTTGCTGGATGCCGGGAACGGCACCGTCCTCCGTTGA
- a CDS encoding carbohydrate ABC transporter permease yields the protein MSTQSLAKYVRSRNRPGASGFRGSGAFYAFISPWLIGTVLLTLFPLGYALWISFTNWDGIAPNQNWIGLKNYTDALSDPRMWASLQRTGLLALAVVPVTICGGLALALLLNEKVHWRSGLRMLVYLPAIVPPVAATLTWKLLFDRDSGAINGVTAIFGADAVSWMSGNTVFVVLLVVMLWGIGAGVLINLAALQDVPAELHEAARLDGANAFTAFWHVTLPSISPVLLFQVITTTIGVLQTFVPALLLSPANGPAAITAVPEANRVFMVDVYAQYFAYSKYGYASAMLWLFFLVILVVTIITFKIGGRTVFYAVDPSKEGKEG from the coding sequence TTGAGTACACAGTCGCTGGCTAAGTACGTCCGCTCCAGGAACCGGCCGGGAGCCAGCGGTTTCAGGGGTTCGGGCGCCTTCTACGCCTTTATCTCCCCGTGGCTGATCGGGACTGTACTCCTGACGCTGTTTCCGCTGGGCTACGCACTGTGGATCAGCTTCACCAACTGGGATGGAATAGCGCCGAACCAAAACTGGATCGGCCTGAAGAACTACACCGATGCGTTGAGCGATCCCCGAATGTGGGCCAGCCTTCAGCGCACCGGACTGCTCGCTCTCGCCGTTGTGCCAGTCACCATCTGCGGAGGACTGGCACTGGCGCTGCTGCTGAACGAAAAGGTCCATTGGCGGTCAGGTCTGCGGATGCTCGTCTATCTCCCGGCCATCGTGCCTCCCGTCGCAGCGACGCTGACCTGGAAGCTGCTGTTCGACCGCGACAGCGGCGCCATCAACGGTGTCACTGCCATCTTTGGTGCGGATGCGGTGAGCTGGATGAGCGGAAACACGGTGTTCGTGGTCCTGTTGGTGGTCATGCTTTGGGGCATCGGCGCCGGTGTGCTGATCAACCTCGCCGCCCTGCAGGACGTTCCGGCAGAGCTTCATGAGGCCGCGCGGCTGGACGGGGCAAACGCCTTCACGGCATTCTGGCACGTCACGCTGCCGAGCATCTCGCCGGTGCTTCTTTTCCAAGTGATCACTACCACCATCGGCGTCCTGCAGACGTTCGTCCCGGCGCTCCTGCTGTCACCGGCCAACGGGCCGGCGGCGATCACGGCCGTGCCTGAGGCCAACAGGGTCTTTATGGTGGACGTTTACGCCCAGTACTTCGCGTACTCCAAGTACGGGTACGCGTCGGCGATGCTTTGGCTCTTCTTCCTGGTCATCCTGGTGGTCACCATCATTACGTTCAAGATCGGCGGACGCACAGTGTTCTACGCCGTCGACCCCTCCAAAGAAGGGAAAGAGGGATGA
- a CDS encoding NAD-dependent epimerase/dehydratase family protein, with translation MTLGADEGTQPPLVVVTGAAGHVGRLTSAALAGHYRLRLIDLEWAAQGPRETLDGIERMALDLSHRSAWDVAIESADAVVHLAGHPYPGIDARTAVESGAMLTSHLAAAAAGSDVRRIVFASSIHTMGLHHRHGHYPISQKWAPRPCCVYGAAKVFSENLLEILAEQTPISVICLRLGLTGFPPGTAAHATQWLGPNDYAQLLHASLTVPLHFGTYLGMSAAAGERWDLTDTIRDLGFDPVDPTPVPDNPEEPEASPCLMFPATLTPPTDPVEP, from the coding sequence ATGACCTTAGGTGCAGACGAAGGAACGCAGCCTCCCCTCGTTGTTGTCACGGGCGCCGCCGGGCACGTCGGACGCCTCACCTCGGCGGCCCTCGCGGGGCACTACAGGCTCCGGCTGATCGATCTGGAATGGGCCGCCCAAGGGCCCCGGGAAACGCTGGACGGGATTGAGCGCATGGCGCTGGATCTGAGCCACCGCAGTGCCTGGGACGTGGCGATCGAGTCCGCCGACGCCGTCGTCCATCTGGCCGGGCATCCTTATCCGGGAATCGACGCGCGGACAGCCGTGGAAAGCGGAGCCATGCTGACCTCGCATCTCGCGGCAGCGGCTGCCGGCTCGGACGTTCGAAGGATTGTCTTCGCGAGTTCCATCCACACGATGGGTCTCCACCACAGGCATGGGCACTACCCCATCAGCCAGAAGTGGGCACCCCGCCCCTGCTGTGTATACGGGGCTGCCAAGGTGTTCTCGGAAAATCTTCTGGAAATCCTGGCGGAACAGACGCCGATCTCCGTGATCTGCCTGCGGCTTGGCCTGACCGGCTTTCCGCCCGGAACAGCTGCCCACGCCACCCAGTGGCTGGGGCCCAATGACTACGCCCAGCTGCTCCACGCCTCGCTGACGGTGCCCCTGCATTTCGGGACGTATCTGGGTATGTCAGCGGCAGCGGGTGAAAGGTGGGACCTGACCGACACCATCAGGGACCTTGGGTTCGATCCCGTTGACCCCACCCCTGTTCCCGACAATCCGGAGGAGCCCGAAGCATCTCCCTGCCTGATGTTCCCCGCCACCCTGACGCCCCCAACCGACCCCGTGGAGCCCTAA
- a CDS encoding carbohydrate ABC transporter permease, translating to MTLTSHRPQTESQAALPEPPIRQSRERKNPVAFVILLVVCAILFLPVLWLLLTALKSPQQLASDPITWIPTQPQVQNFIDATMILPFWAYAANSLFLSTVTGVLTTVSSALVGYGFARLNGKGKKVLFGILIAMMMTPPIITLIPTYLLFAKVGLVGTYWPWVLWGMAGAPYLIFLYRQFFAQLPRELEEAAILDGCGRLRIFVQIFLPLSKPVIITAFVLSFNGVWGDFIAPQLLLNQDNTTLAVAITTGYVNSQGFPVNNLLAAGAVLYVLPVLIMFFFVQRSYVRGFATSGMK from the coding sequence ATGACGCTCACCAGTCACCGCCCGCAAACAGAGTCCCAGGCCGCACTGCCGGAGCCGCCAATCCGGCAAAGCCGGGAACGCAAGAACCCGGTGGCTTTCGTGATCCTGCTGGTGGTCTGCGCCATTCTGTTCCTTCCCGTCCTCTGGCTCCTCCTGACGGCACTGAAGTCTCCGCAGCAGTTGGCCTCCGATCCCATCACCTGGATCCCCACTCAGCCGCAGGTGCAGAACTTCATCGATGCCACGATGATCCTGCCCTTCTGGGCGTATGCCGCCAACTCCCTCTTCCTGTCCACAGTGACCGGCGTCCTGACCACAGTCAGCTCCGCGCTTGTGGGCTACGGGTTCGCCCGGCTTAACGGCAAGGGAAAAAAGGTGCTCTTCGGGATCCTTATCGCCATGATGATGACGCCGCCCATCATCACCCTCATACCGACGTACCTGCTGTTTGCGAAGGTTGGACTGGTGGGAACCTATTGGCCGTGGGTGTTGTGGGGAATGGCGGGCGCTCCGTACCTCATTTTCCTCTACCGCCAGTTCTTCGCGCAGCTGCCACGGGAACTTGAGGAGGCCGCCATCCTCGACGGCTGCGGCCGGCTGCGCATCTTTGTGCAGATCTTCCTCCCGCTGTCCAAGCCGGTCATCATCACCGCCTTTGTCCTGTCCTTCAACGGCGTGTGGGGCGACTTCATCGCCCCCCAGCTCCTGCTCAACCAGGACAACACCACCCTCGCTGTGGCCATCACCACCGGCTATGTGAACTCCCAGGGGTTCCCGGTCAACAACCTGCTGGCGGCCGGCGCGGTGCTTTATGTCCTTCCTGTGCTCATCATGTTCTTCTTCGTCCAGCGGTCCTATGTCCGCGGCTTTGCCACCTCAGGCATGAAATAG
- a CDS encoding TetR/AcrR family transcriptional regulator → MTRQRWVDEGLRVLAEEGAPGVRIDRVAARLGLSKGSFFHHFDGIAGYRRALLEHWENTAVRELGDGAPQPLLEDLAARVGALVDLRMEAAVRAWAFQDAEAAAAQERVDLARLAALESVWSQIIDDPSRAHTAALLPHLLMIGACVALPATSRADLESVFSLLAELIPAVPPTQVADPPPSSGSARG, encoded by the coding sequence ATGACCAGGCAAAGATGGGTGGATGAAGGCCTCCGGGTTCTTGCGGAAGAAGGAGCTCCGGGCGTCCGGATCGACCGGGTTGCAGCGCGCCTGGGCCTAAGTAAGGGGTCCTTCTTCCATCACTTCGATGGCATCGCCGGTTACCGTCGCGCGCTCCTTGAGCACTGGGAAAACACGGCAGTCCGCGAGCTCGGTGATGGAGCACCGCAGCCCCTTCTGGAAGATCTTGCTGCACGGGTTGGCGCTCTCGTGGATCTGCGCATGGAGGCGGCCGTTCGCGCTTGGGCATTTCAGGACGCTGAAGCAGCTGCAGCCCAAGAACGTGTGGACCTCGCCCGGCTGGCGGCGCTTGAGTCCGTCTGGTCGCAGATCATCGACGACCCCTCGCGGGCACATACCGCGGCGCTGCTCCCTCATCTGCTCATGATCGGAGCCTGTGTGGCGCTGCCGGCAACGAGCCGAGCGGATCTGGAGTCAGTGTTCAGCCTGCTGGCCGAACTCATCCCGGCTGTACCGCCCACTCAGGTAGCGGATCCCCCACCGTCCAGTGGTTCAGCCCGGGGCTAG
- a CDS encoding AraC family transcriptional regulator, translated as MDPLTHFLDGPRAVGAFALIVQMNTPWGINVRDNAALTVLAVTRGAARVDGSLLEAGDVALIRGPEPYAVTDAAGSAPAIEIGPGQHCTTLDGRDLRDELRHGIRCWGNTAEGETALLIGTYERPDEAGGLVVRALPRLTIVPRERADGALVSLLTRELAHDDPAAQVVVDRLLDVLVVNTIRHWANAPDRPTEASWLACNDPLVVRALECLHADPAVPWTVESLARRVNTSRASLAARFRTSVGEPPMTYLTRWRLTLARDLLQAPDATVSRVARQVGYQNAYAFSTAFKRQVGTTPTEYRLRRPAQAGLGPDKIVPLEVRLTSARGDI; from the coding sequence ATGGATCCGCTGACGCACTTCCTTGACGGTCCCAGGGCGGTCGGTGCTTTTGCTCTGATAGTGCAGATGAATACGCCGTGGGGAATTAATGTTCGCGATAACGCTGCTCTAACGGTTCTCGCCGTTACCCGCGGGGCAGCCCGGGTGGACGGTTCCCTGCTCGAAGCCGGCGACGTGGCCCTCATACGTGGCCCTGAACCCTACGCTGTGACTGATGCTGCCGGCAGCGCGCCTGCGATCGAAATCGGCCCTGGCCAGCACTGCACCACCCTTGATGGCCGGGACCTCCGCGACGAGCTCCGCCACGGCATCCGCTGCTGGGGCAACACCGCGGAAGGAGAAACGGCGCTGCTCATCGGCACGTACGAACGCCCTGACGAGGCGGGTGGCCTCGTCGTGCGCGCCCTGCCCCGATTGACCATAGTGCCTCGCGAGCGTGCCGACGGCGCGCTTGTCAGTCTCCTCACCCGGGAGCTCGCCCACGATGACCCCGCTGCCCAGGTAGTCGTCGACCGCCTGCTTGACGTGCTCGTCGTCAACACCATCCGCCACTGGGCCAATGCTCCTGACCGACCCACCGAAGCCAGCTGGCTCGCCTGCAATGATCCATTGGTCGTGCGCGCCCTTGAGTGCCTCCATGCAGACCCCGCAGTGCCCTGGACAGTGGAGAGCCTTGCCCGCCGAGTAAACACTTCCCGCGCCTCACTCGCCGCACGTTTCCGAACAAGCGTGGGAGAGCCACCGATGACCTACCTCACGCGCTGGCGGCTTACATTAGCCCGCGACCTGCTGCAAGCTCCGGACGCCACGGTGTCACGCGTCGCCCGCCAGGTCGGCTACCAGAACGCTTATGCGTTCAGCACAGCTTTCAAACGCCAAGTAGGAACAACACCGACAGAATATCGCCTGCGCCGCCCCGCGCAGGCCGGACTAGGGCCCGACAAAATTGTTCCACTAGAGGTTCGGCTTACGAGCGCCAGGGGCGACATTTAG
- a CDS encoding bifunctional 4-hydroxy-2-oxoglutarate aldolase/2-dehydro-3-deoxy-phosphogluconate aldolase: MEDASHVLLAGLRNNRLLAIIRGNSPDACFNTAMTLIDAGITIVEVSLTTAGAFDVIGRIAEASSGRALLGAGTVLTSGQVREAHDAGAQFIVTPCLAPSTGEARSLGLPVLVGALTPAEVYAAWREGATAVKLFPASVGGPAYLKALRDPFPEIPFVPVGGVSADSVTGYLQAGALAVGAGSPLTGDAPRGGSLAALAERARNLIALAQEGRALAVSLDSSQHAEGRHQWTS; this comes from the coding sequence ATGGAAGACGCTTCCCATGTACTCCTCGCCGGCCTGAGGAACAACCGGCTGCTCGCCATCATCCGCGGCAACAGTCCGGATGCGTGCTTCAACACGGCCATGACACTGATCGATGCGGGGATCACCATCGTTGAAGTCTCGCTCACGACGGCGGGGGCTTTTGACGTAATCGGCCGCATCGCCGAAGCCTCCAGCGGCCGCGCCCTGCTGGGCGCCGGTACCGTTCTGACCTCCGGCCAGGTCCGTGAAGCGCACGACGCCGGCGCGCAATTTATCGTGACGCCCTGCCTTGCGCCCAGCACCGGGGAGGCCCGCAGCCTGGGGCTTCCCGTGCTGGTGGGGGCCCTCACGCCCGCCGAGGTGTACGCCGCCTGGCGTGAAGGCGCCACCGCTGTGAAGCTGTTTCCCGCGAGTGTGGGCGGCCCGGCGTACCTTAAAGCACTGCGGGACCCGTTCCCGGAGATTCCTTTTGTGCCCGTTGGGGGCGTCAGCGCCGATTCGGTGACGGGTTATCTGCAGGCAGGGGCACTTGCCGTGGGCGCAGGCAGTCCCCTGACCGGAGACGCGCCCCGCGGCGGCAGCCTCGCCGCACTTGCTGAACGTGCCCGCAATCTTATTGCGCTCGCACAGGAGGGGCGCGCATTGGCTGTCTCCCTGGACAGCAGCCAGCACGCGGAAGGCCGGCATCAATGGACGTCCTGA
- a CDS encoding extracellular solute-binding protein, translated as MNALNNVSRRSLLSGAALFAGFAAAGGLTGCSASGAGGAAKKSGGLTIMGNPGEITQEVIDAWVKDHPEVPITLIKDDPTRLNAMMAAGTPPDLARSLGAISTANLASRGLALDLDPYLAKSSTLKEADLAKINDVWRWDGNKQGSGPRYGFVKDWSQDSMFWYNTEAFAAAGIPLPTADKPLTYDQLLEYAEPMTKRGGGKVEQYGLFATAPSIENLSAMVATTNGRIFNDDLTKADFTSPEARQALQWHIDVAKKQVGYTLVDPNPDGWDWPPFDAKRTAMALAGYWFGGMVSTNPKTAEFARLAPAPMMGSKRVSPTTSATGYWISSKTEMKDEAYAFLEWYCCTGPNAKVRAQTGVGMPSVTTLTSELPQALPYQSEAMKVQKNEEQYLQVLPFSPYAQAVAVSAAIAELFPRAATGELSVGQFADQATTAVNELLKQGMELAGKKG; from the coding sequence ATGAATGCACTAAATAACGTTTCCCGCCGGAGCCTCCTCAGCGGCGCCGCCCTGTTTGCCGGCTTCGCAGCAGCCGGCGGCCTGACCGGATGCTCGGCGAGCGGGGCAGGAGGGGCCGCTAAAAAGTCAGGCGGCCTGACGATTATGGGCAATCCTGGTGAGATCACCCAGGAAGTCATCGACGCCTGGGTCAAGGACCACCCCGAGGTGCCCATCACGCTGATCAAGGACGATCCCACCCGGCTGAACGCCATGATGGCTGCCGGAACTCCGCCGGACCTGGCCAGGAGCCTTGGGGCCATCAGCACTGCCAACCTGGCGAGCCGCGGGCTGGCTCTGGACCTGGACCCGTATCTGGCGAAGTCAAGCACGCTTAAGGAAGCTGACCTGGCCAAGATCAACGACGTCTGGCGCTGGGACGGAAACAAGCAGGGCAGCGGGCCGCGTTATGGATTCGTCAAGGACTGGTCCCAGGATTCCATGTTCTGGTACAACACCGAAGCCTTTGCTGCAGCCGGCATTCCGCTTCCCACTGCGGACAAGCCGCTCACCTATGACCAGCTGCTCGAATATGCCGAGCCCATGACAAAGCGCGGCGGCGGGAAGGTTGAACAGTATGGCCTGTTCGCCACTGCGCCCTCCATAGAGAACCTCTCGGCCATGGTGGCCACCACCAACGGGCGCATTTTTAATGACGACCTGACCAAGGCGGACTTCACCAGCCCCGAGGCCAGGCAGGCACTGCAGTGGCACATCGACGTGGCCAAGAAGCAGGTTGGATACACCCTGGTTGATCCCAACCCGGATGGCTGGGACTGGCCGCCGTTTGATGCCAAGAGGACTGCCATGGCACTGGCCGGCTACTGGTTCGGCGGCATGGTGTCCACCAATCCCAAAACCGCCGAGTTCGCCCGGCTGGCGCCCGCCCCCATGATGGGCTCCAAGCGCGTCAGCCCCACCACGTCGGCCACAGGCTACTGGATCTCCTCCAAGACCGAGATGAAGGATGAGGCCTACGCGTTCCTTGAGTGGTACTGCTGCACCGGCCCCAACGCCAAGGTAAGGGCACAGACGGGAGTGGGCATGCCCTCCGTTACTACTCTGACCTCCGAACTCCCGCAGGCCCTCCCGTACCAATCCGAAGCCATGAAGGTCCAGAAGAATGAAGAGCAGTACCTTCAGGTCCTCCCGTTCAGCCCTTACGCCCAAGCGGTTGCTGTTAGCGCTGCCATCGCCGAGCTCTTCCCCCGCGCAGCGACCGGCGAGCTGTCCGTCGGCCAGTTCGCGGACCAGGCTACCACTGCCGTCAACGAGCTCCTCAAGCAGGGCATGGAACTTGCCGGCAAGAAGGGCTGA
- a CDS encoding mandelate racemase/muconate lactonizing enzyme family protein yields the protein MKITDLEVLTIDDGGALMMVVVHTDEGIFGVGEVGLRSRQLAVRGALEHFKPLLIGNDPFRTEHLWQVMSRSGFYPADRVLASAISAVDIALWDLKGKALDVPVYELLGGAVRDRVKCYRHIGGADYAELVDNARQAFEQGWTVGRLSVPSEGDLLEPRAAARHALAEVAAVRDELGTEFELILDVHTRLELPEATTLCRELEGANMYFVEDPLRWENPDIYGALRQRTSVPLAAGEQAASKWEMRPLIERDLIDYARFDICIVGGFTEAKKIAGWCESHHIRTATHNPLGPIATAASLHLNMTLPTFGIQEQYQLPGTQVTDVFPVQATMDGEWMRRPEAPGLGLEVDLEAARAHQMEPPLMPQLRRLDGSFTNW from the coding sequence GTGAAAATAACGGACCTCGAAGTCCTCACCATCGACGACGGCGGTGCCCTGATGATGGTGGTTGTCCACACCGATGAGGGGATCTTCGGTGTGGGAGAGGTGGGGCTCCGCTCGCGCCAGCTGGCCGTCCGGGGAGCGCTGGAACACTTCAAGCCCCTGCTCATTGGCAATGATCCCTTCCGCACCGAACACCTTTGGCAGGTGATGTCCCGGTCAGGGTTCTACCCCGCGGACCGAGTCCTCGCCTCTGCCATCTCCGCGGTGGACATTGCCCTCTGGGACCTGAAGGGCAAGGCGCTGGACGTCCCGGTTTATGAACTGCTCGGCGGCGCGGTCCGTGACCGGGTGAAGTGCTACCGCCACATCGGCGGCGCCGATTATGCCGAGCTCGTGGACAACGCGCGGCAGGCCTTTGAGCAGGGGTGGACTGTTGGGCGGCTCTCTGTGCCCTCGGAAGGCGACCTGCTGGAACCCCGTGCCGCCGCCCGGCACGCCCTGGCGGAAGTGGCTGCCGTCCGGGATGAGCTCGGCACGGAATTCGAGCTCATCCTCGATGTCCATACACGGCTGGAACTTCCCGAGGCCACCACCCTTTGCCGTGAGCTGGAGGGGGCCAACATGTACTTCGTGGAGGATCCGCTGCGGTGGGAGAACCCTGACATCTACGGCGCCCTTCGCCAGCGCACCTCTGTGCCGCTGGCAGCAGGCGAGCAGGCCGCGTCCAAGTGGGAGATGCGGCCACTGATTGAACGGGACCTGATCGACTACGCCCGTTTTGATATTTGCATTGTGGGCGGCTTCACCGAGGCCAAGAAGATAGCCGGCTGGTGCGAGTCCCACCACATCCGCACGGCTACCCACAACCCGCTGGGTCCCATCGCGACGGCAGCGTCCCTGCACCTGAACATGACGCTGCCAACGTTCGGCATCCAGGAGCAGTACCAGTTGCCGGGCACCCAGGTGACTGACGTGTTCCCGGTCCAGGCCACCATGGACGGGGAATGGATGCGCCGGCCCGAAGCCCCGGGCCTTGGCCTGGAGGTTGACCTTGAGGCTGCCCGTGCCCATCAGATGGAACCGCCGCTGATGCCGCAGCTGCGCCGACTCGATGGATCATTCACTAACTGGTGA
- a CDS encoding DoxX family protein, with product MYESMVLFPDPSWPILVLAGISLVDGFLCIKPAPFIAKCFEDVHWPQRHWWLMTPIKFAAAAGLIAGLWIPGLGALTTACLILYFLIAIGMHIRARDFGRNLFLNAFGMLAICITTGLYSFIL from the coding sequence ATGTATGAAAGCATGGTCCTCTTCCCCGATCCGAGCTGGCCCATCCTGGTCCTGGCAGGCATTTCGCTGGTTGACGGGTTCCTCTGCATCAAGCCGGCACCGTTCATCGCCAAGTGCTTCGAAGACGTCCACTGGCCGCAAAGACACTGGTGGCTCATGACGCCGATCAAGTTCGCGGCGGCCGCAGGACTCATTGCAGGACTTTGGATCCCCGGCCTGGGAGCACTGACTACCGCCTGTCTGATCCTCTACTTCCTCATCGCAATCGGCATGCATATCCGCGCCCGCGACTTCGGCCGCAACCTCTTCCTCAACGCATTCGGAATGCTGGCGATCTGCATAACGACCGGCCTGTACAGCTTCATCCTGTAA